DNA from Triticum aestivum cultivar Chinese Spring chromosome 7D, IWGSC CS RefSeq v2.1, whole genome shotgun sequence:
AATTACGCCTGTGATAAGTAGACCATTAATCCAACTGCATATACTACTAATACTTCACCCCAAAACCGCTatccaggacgtagggttttacctcattgagaggacccgaacctgggtaaacatcgttgtCTCCCTTGTGTCTTGTTACCATCTAGCCAAGGCTaccagatcgggaccccctacccgagatctgccggattTGGTACCGTCACCAAGGCTCGTCGATATGATGCGGTAGAAGCCATGCCGGTCCACCTTGGCCACCGCATGAGAACATGCGGAGACCAGTGTCCTCCATCCAAGCCATCCACTGGTCCCTCAGGCCGATGTACGGCTCCAAAGACCCGCACGAGATCCGACATAGTCGCGCCCAGGGGCCACGATGAAGGAAAAGCCCCAAGCGCCGCCATCATCGCCAGCAGCGACGGGGAGATCAAAGGCGGCCGTGGCCGAACCCTAGATGAACTAGGGGAACACAGTCGTGACCAGTGAAGAACCGCCCCGACGCCCCCATCCCTGGCGGGTGCATGGCTTAGCCGCCAGTAGCCTAGATCACTAGGTCGCGAACGCTAGATCGCTCtcgtatcctctgctttgtcataTGGGCAACATACTTCAGCAGAACAACAAAGTTTTAGATAGCAAGCCATACCAATAACAAAGGAGAAAGATTCATGAGATAGGTCTTGCTCTATTTGACCAAGCTACATGAGGCATTCACTATATATACAATACAGAATACTTGAACGGCTTCCAAGGAAAATGTGGCATTGAGACTTTGATCATTGCATGCCTATTGTCACAAAATGTACAGGTATGATTATTTGCAGGTGAGTGGCAGTACAAGCCTTTCAATGTTGTAACCTATGTTGTCGCTCTCTCTTTTCGAGTATATACAACCACTGTGTGTATGGATCCGGTCCAGCACAACATGAAAAACACCTCAGCTCAGTAATCCTGGAGCAACGCATCCAGCTTTTTCCGCCTCGCGGCGTGCTTCAGCTTCTCCATTGCGATAAGCCCTACTTGCCTCACCCTCTCCCTGGATAACCCGAACCTGAAGAATGTTTCAAAGATCATGATTAGACTATCATGTGGCAAGAAAGAACTGTGGTTCAGTTAGTAATGGTCTATCCACTTGATGCTCCATTTTTagctaataaaatccaccctttgtcgaaaaacaTGTCGACGTTATGAACACTGTATGCggaaatttgaaaacatttttagGCGAACAAATACTTGATTGTGAGATAAAATAACCTTGGCAAAAAAAAAGGAATCCGAAAATTGTGATGTTGCTTTGATGACATTTGCTTTTGACAGCAATTAATAAGCGCGAGGCATGGCAAAATTTCTTGTTCAGTTGAAGAAGTAATACTTACTGTCTGCTAATATCCTCCCATGTATGGCATTGTTTCCCTATACCATGGTATAACTGAATAATGTCTCTCTCACGTTCAGTGAGATTTGAGTTTAGAAGTTTGTTGACTTCCTCCTGGTATCAGCAGAATCTTAAGATAAAACATATTTGACTGAAAATCACGAACAACAATAGCAATAAAGGTTACCTTTAGATACCACTCCTCAAATCCATGCCATGGGTCATTCGCAACATTTTGATCCTCTATATACTGAGAATGAGTGGAGGAGGAAATCAAAGTCAACCCCGAGGAATATTTCATCGGTGAAAAAGTATTTTGGTGCTATTTAATGTGTGGTAGTGTAACAGCTTACGCTGTGGAGTGTATCTCCGGGTAGGCCATTTAAGGAGGGGAATGCCTGTTGATCCAACGAAAGAGCCTTATTGACAGCCTGCATTTTGAAGATGCAAAATCATTGTGAGAAGTCCAAAGGTGTAAAAGGACTAAACATAAGAAATCATACATGGGACGGTAAATGTGTAAATACCTCTGTAGCATTGTGCACTTTCTTCTCCGATATATTGAGCAACTTTGCGATGTTCTAAGGACAATGACGAAAGGTTAGAGAAGAAGTAACAGAGcaacatgatgaacacacacaAAATCATGCCGATTGAAATGCTTCACGCAAATAAAACTGCTACTCCGAACTCCGCCCTACTTGCGTTGTCGGAGAAACCCCTTGGTCCTCCAATGCGTACTTTGCGCCACGAATCGCAATCAGCCTCTCATGCAGGTAAGTAGGGAGCCTGAATGTTTTCGAGTTGTCGGCCAGTGCTCTTGAAACACCCTGGTAACAAGGAAAGTAATGAATGGATAAAGAGTGCAAAGATTCTCTCATTAGTATAGTGCTGATGAGATGAGCGAAGAGGTCTCACCTGACGAATCCACCAGTATACGTAAGTGGAAATTCTGAAGCCCCTAGATGCATCAAACTTTTCGATCCCGCGGAGTAGCCCTATGAGACCACCCTGAATCACCAGCCAGATTGCCCAACATGTTACTTGTTGATTTTTGTGAAACATGCTAACTGTCCTAGTGAAACAAATACCCATGAACAGGAGGATGTGATTACCTGAATCAGGTCGGACAGCTCAACCCCCAGCTTGTCATACTTCTGGGCGATGGATATGACCAAACGGATGTTGCTCATCGTTAGCACCTCCCTCGCGAGGAACGACTCGCGCATTCTTGACCGTAGCTCCGGCGTCGATATCCGAAGTGATTGCGCCATCTGCTTGTACGACGGCTCATTCCCCAGTTTTTCTTTCAGCCTGAATCAATGTTTCAGACTCAGAGGTTAGGCAAAAGTGTCAACTTGATAGCACAAGGCAAAGCAGCAGTGACAATGGTTCTTGATTTCGGATTCGGAGAAGCATATAGTACTATGTTGGTTGAATGGATCACTGAATTTGGGGAAGAGCACTCCCATCCCATACTTTGATCTTTGCTGCTGCAGCCATATCCcgtccttgatcttcttggagaggTGGACAACCTGCTTGTGCGTGAGGAGCTCCTTGCTGACGGTACCGCGAAGGTAGATGCGGTTTCTGCTCTGCAGCAGCTCGGGGCTGATGCTCAGGTGCACGGCGCCGCTGCCTTTCTTGGACCTCCCACGCCTCCGGccgctcatccgccgctgcctcgCCGAGACGCCGGAGCGCGCCACGACGACGGAGCTGCTCCTGCCCTTGCCGTCATCGTCCTCGGCCGAACCAATGGCCTCCACATGGtggccatcgccgccgccgtcgtcgtcgtcctcctcctcgaaggGGAGCTGCCACTGCTTCTCGAGCATGGACCTCTGCAGCAGGATAATGGCATCGAGGGAGAACTCGTCGGCGGGCAACAACGGAGGAGGCTGCGGCGCGAGCGCAGGCGCGCTCTGCCTGAGGGCCCGCATGACCTGCGCGCGGCCATGTGGGGAGAGCTTGAGCCTGTGCGCGGCGACGGTGAGCTTGGACGCGGCCGGTGGCGCGAACTGCAGCGAGGAGGAGCCGTGGGCGTCTCCCGCCGCGCTGCTCATGTGGCTGTTGACCTTGTCGGAGAGCAGGTCGTTGGGCGGCCCGAAGGACGTGCTGAGAAGGCGGTTGCCTGCGCTCAGCCCGATCAAGGCAGGCGTCGCCGTCATGTCTCGCCGCCCGTTTAGTTATCTGCGCCGTATGAGCGCGGCGAGGGATTACAAAACACTGTGTTTCAAGAAACAGAGAAAGAAGAGATAGGAAGCTCGTACCTGTGCTGCGGCGCGGGGGAAGCGACGAAGAATCaagggaaggggaaggggaggaagaggaagacgacggcgCGGGCGTCGGAGACAATAACCAAGTACGGAGTACTAGCTAGTAGTACGAAGTAACTAGAAGCTCAATGGACACCACACGCCGAGAGAGAGGAGAGACGGAGAGACGGAGAGGCTATTAACAGTGCGCTCGTGCGTGCGGTGGCAGCGGCAGCCGGCGCCACTGCTGCGCGCGCTGGTTTTACTTCGTTACTGCAGTGGAGAAGCCGGGCCGGAGGGGGAGGAGAGGATAGGGTGAGTGAGGGCGGGAGGCCATTGGCGGGGGGAGATATTCGCGGGTGGCCTCTCGTCTCGACGCCGAGGCCGAGCGCGCGCCACGACCACCAGATCCTGCGCCCGGGCCACCTGGCAAGAAAAGATCGTCCCCTCCCCGTTGCCTCCACACGTCCCCAGTCCCCTCTCTTTGTTTTTTTAATagtttgaattgcttaccacatgtaTCACATGGTCCCCTCTCTTTGTTTTAATTTCACGGCAGTTCCTTTGACGCACAAAAATGATAAGTACATGCCTCAACCTCATTGGCCACATCAGCGGCGGCCACCTTTACTCCTCACCGACACCTTGTCGGCACGTTAGTGGCGGCCATTTCCACTCCTCATCGGCACCTCATCCTCGCCGCGGCTTCCACGAATCTGGTGACGAATTCGTTGGCGTTGAGGAATGTCATCCCTAAAtagtcgaaacaccttaggaaacaagAACCGCAACTGCAAATAACCACGAGAGCAACGGGGGCGAAGAATTTAACAAATGCATCAGTTCAAGTGGAGTCGGATGGTCCGGGTTGGGTTTCGAATTATCCGGGCAACGGTCGTATGTCCGAGCTTCGAATCCGATGATCTGGGCAAGTCAACCATGGCCGAAAGTGGAGCTGGTGGAACTCGAATTTGGCGTTGGAAAGAAAAAAATTGATGGGTTTTTTCAGGGAATCTCGTGGTGAAATGCGAGAGAGGGGTGTGGGAAGGCTAGATCCGCATGCAAAGCATCAactatatggatccaaatcaataAAATCTCACAAAACCAATAAGTTGCAAGAAATTGGTAGGGCTATTTTTGGCGGGGAATTTTTGAATTTAGGGTAGAACAAACAAAAAATGCTAGAAAGGTGAGGGGGGAGAGGGCTCTAAGATGTGGCCAACCTTGCTTATGATACCAGATG
Protein-coding regions in this window:
- the LOC542980 gene encoding RNA polymerase sigma factor sigA, giving the protein MTATPALIGLSAGNRLLSTSFGPPNDLLSDKVNSHMSSAAGDAHGSSSLQFAPPAASKLTVAAHRLKLSPHGRAQVMRALRQSAPALAPQPPPLLPADEFSLDAIILLQRSMLEKQWQLPFEEEDDDDGGGDGHHVEAIGSAEDDDGKGRSSSVVVARSGVSARQRRMSGRRRGRSKKGSGAVHLSISPELLQSRNRIYLRGTVSKELLTHKQVVHLSKKIKDGIWLQQQRSKLKEKLGNEPSYKQMAQSLRISTPELRSRMRESFLAREVLTMSNIRLVISIAQKYDKLGVELSDLIQGGLIGLLRGIEKFDASRGFRISTYVYWWIRQGVSRALADNSKTFRLPTYLHERLIAIRGAKYALEDQGVSPTTQNIAKLLNISEKKVHNATEAVNKALSLDQQAFPSLNGLPGDTLHSYIEDQNVANDPWHGFEEWYLKEEVNKLLNSNLTERERDIIQLYHGIGKQCHTWEDISRQFGLSRERVRQVGLIAMEKLKHAARRKKLDALLQDY